Proteins from a genomic interval of Medicago truncatula cultivar Jemalong A17 chromosome 3, MtrunA17r5.0-ANR, whole genome shotgun sequence:
- the LOC11408689 gene encoding replication protein A 70 kDa DNA-binding subunit C, translating to MSPPITSLLNVRPPRMAWNIRVRVVRLWRIMSSLVRGRVIFMEMVLLDQDGNRIQATIPPDCVDRFQNTFHENRVYMFSNFKVLPNDRSTRVTSHNHRLKLWEETVVVNHDGYIIQRFGFSFFSSAQILEHQHGCGHLIDVFGLLTSLHYDFVVDARQNLATIARGTIECVLYGRFIGFFKGLLSRFGSALPVVVIQFAKICKERGRVVVRSVRDISRIMLDPPVAEVARWKNGLVLSLRRYDIDRVHVNPSINEFESSQFNRSFPRKTLEGLLATPEEGLFVVLAKVVDLYHVEKCWYALCRCGRLMNQGTGLYVCGQCNLTNFNISCK from the exons ATGTCTCCTCCCATAACAAGTTTGTTGAATGTTCGTCCACCGAGAATGGCGTGGAATATCAGGGTAAGGGTTGTTAGACTTTGGAGGATTATGAGTTCGTTGGTGCGTGGTAGGGTGATTTTCATGGAGATGGTGCTGCTTGATCAAGAT GGGAATAGGATCCAAGCAACAATTCCTCCAGACTGTGTTGATCGTTTCCAGAATACTTTTCATGAGAACCGTGTTTACATGTTCTCTAATTTCAAGGTTTTACCAAATGATCGTTCTACGAGGGTCACTTCCCATAATCATAGGCTGAAACTCTGGGAGGAGACTGTGGTTGTCAATCATGATGGTTATATCATCCAAAGGTTTGGTTTCTCCTTCTTTTCATCTGCTCAGATCTTGGAACATCAACATGGATGTGGTCATTTAATTG atGTGTTTGGTCTATTGACATCTCTCCACTATGATTTCGTTGTTGATGCTAGACAGAACCTTGCCACAATTGCTAG GGGAACTATTGAGTGTGTGTTGTATGGGAGATTCATAGGTTTCTTCAAGGGTCTGCTGAGTCGGTTTGGATCTGCTCTTCCAGTGGTTGTCATTCAATTTGCCAAAATTTGCAAGGAGCGAG GCCGCGTTGTTGTTAGGAGTGTTAGGGATATTTCAAGGATCATGCTCGATCCCCCTGTTGCTGAGGTTGCTAGGTGGAAGAATGG GCTGGTGTTGTCTCTGAGAAGATATGACATTGATCGTGTTCACGTTAATCCTTCGATCAATGAATTTGAGTCCTCCCAGTTTAATCGCTCTTTTCCAAGGAAAACATTGGAGGGTTTGCTTGCCACCCCCGAGGAAGGCTTATTTGTAGTACTTGCAAAGGTTGTTGATCTTTATCATGTTGAAAAGTGCTGGTATGCTTTGTGCCGTTGTGGTAGGTTGATGAATCAGGGGACTGGTTTATATGTTTGTGGTCAATGCAACCTGACAAACTTCAACATTTCTTGCAAGTAA